In Patescibacteria group bacterium, a single genomic region encodes these proteins:
- a CDS encoding transposase — MPSKRPEIVNGEIYHIVTRTIEGIDLFRGDKDYFRMINNLFEFNDENPVSRDYRRNLSPLSLPRNDLGENRKKRKLLVEILAFCLMPNHIHLLIKQTCDNGISKLMHKIGAGYSGYYNKKYERNGHLFQGRYRIVRIETEERLETVFVYIHTNPMSLIILEWKNKGVQIENIDAAIDFLENKYKWSSYPDYLGKKNFPSLTNREFLEKIMEGADGCREFVNNWLKFKKELVDFEEVVIE, encoded by the coding sequence ATGCCATCAAAAAGACCTGAAATAGTAAATGGAGAAATATATCATATCGTCACCCGAACAATAGAGGGGATAGACCTTTTTCGTGGCGATAAAGATTATTTTCGAATGATAAACAACCTTTTTGAATTTAACGACGAAAATCCAGTATCCAGAGATTATAGAAGAAACTTATCTCCGCTATCTCTGCCGAGAAACGATCTCGGCGAGAATAGAAAGAAAAGGAAACTTTTGGTAGAAATTTTGGCATTTTGCCTAATGCCAAATCATATTCATTTGTTAATAAAACAAACTTGCGATAACGGAATCAGCAAATTAATGCATAAGATTGGAGCAGGTTATAGTGGTTACTATAATAAAAAATATGAGAGGAATGGACATCTTTTTCAAGGAAGATACAGGATAGTTCGTATCGAGACAGAAGAGCGATTAGAAACTGTGTTTGTTTATATACACACAAATCCAATGTCATTAATAATTCTGGAATGGAAAAACAAAGGAGTGCAAATAGAAAACATAGATGCGGCAATTGATTTTTTAGAAAATAAATATAAATGGTCAAGTTATCCAGATTATTTAGGAAAGAAAAATTTCCCTTCTTTGACAAATAGGGAATTTTTAGAGAAAATAATGGAAGGTGCAGATGGTTGCCGAGAATTTGTTAATAATTGGCTTAAGTTTAAAAAAGAATTAGTTGATTTTGAAGAGGTAGTAATAGAATAG
- the aspS gene encoding aspartate--tRNA ligase, which translates to MKRTLIAETSQHIGEKVKVSGWIHTYRSHGKLIFIDLRDRSGLLQVIFLPNLSGSILETAKKLRPEWVIEITGTIKKREGNTENKNIETGAIELCAEEINVLSEAKTLPFPIDNDGYEIKEEKRLKYRYLDLRRERMKNNLIARQKTAIFMRNFLSDRGFLEIETPILTKSTPEGARDFLVPSRLQSGKFYALPQSPQQYKQLLMVAGVEKYFQFPHVFRDEDLRADRLFEHTQMDIEMSFVEQEDVFALIEEMMIDLAENIFNKKIQEKPFPRITYAEAMKKYKSDKPDLRKDKESGELAFCWVLDFPMFEVLEDGSIDAVHHPFTALGDEDLKKFKTMSVEELRSPKGRKEVLGLIAKQYDLALNGVEVMGGSIRTHEREVLKKTFEVLGHKPEAVEERFGHILEAFEYGVPPHGGIAAGFDRLLQTILNEKSIRETVAFPTATSGITSVMDAPSSVSDNQLRELGIKIIKKD; encoded by the coding sequence ATGAAAAGGACGCTTATTGCAGAGACCTCGCAACATATTGGCGAAAAAGTGAAAGTATCAGGATGGATTCACACATACCGTTCGCACGGAAAACTGATTTTTATTGATTTGCGGGACAGGTCTGGGCTTTTGCAGGTGATTTTTTTGCCCAACTTAAGCGGAAGTATTTTAGAAACAGCGAAAAAATTAAGGCCAGAATGGGTGATTGAAATAACTGGAACAATCAAAAAACGAGAAGGCAATACCGAGAATAAGAATATTGAGACAGGGGCAATAGAATTATGTGCCGAAGAAATCAATGTTTTGTCTGAAGCAAAAACACTGCCTTTCCCGATTGACAATGATGGCTATGAAATTAAAGAAGAAAAGCGATTAAAATACAGGTATCTTGACTTGCGAAGAGAGCGAATGAAAAACAATCTGATTGCCCGCCAAAAGACAGCTATTTTTATGAGAAACTTTTTGAGTGACAGGGGATTTCTTGAAATTGAAACCCCGATTTTGACTAAGTCAACGCCAGAAGGAGCAAGGGATTTTTTGGTGCCTTCCCGCCTACAGTCAGGAAAATTTTATGCCTTGCCTCAAAGCCCACAGCAATATAAGCAATTACTGATGGTGGCTGGTGTTGAAAAATATTTCCAATTTCCCCATGTGTTTAGAGACGAGGATTTAAGGGCTGACCGGTTATTTGAACATACGCAAATGGATATAGAAATGAGTTTTGTGGAACAAGAAGATGTTTTTGCCCTAATAGAAGAAATGATGATTGATTTAGCAGAAAATATTTTTAATAAAAAGATACAAGAAAAACCTTTCCCAAGAATCACATACGCAGAAGCGATGAAAAAATATAAAAGCGATAAACCGGATTTAAGGAAAGATAAGGAGAGTGGAGAATTAGCTTTTTGTTGGGTATTGGACTTTCCAATGTTTGAGGTTCTTGAAGATGGTTCAATCGACGCAGTCCACCACCCATTTACTGCGCTTGGCGATGAAGACCTTAAAAAATTCAAAACAATGAGCGTTGAGGAATTGAGGAGCCCAAAAGGAAGAAAAGAGGTTCTTGGGTTGATTGCTAAACAATACGACTTGGCATTAAATGGAGTGGAAGTAATGGGCGGTTCAATAAGAACCCACGAGAGAGAAGTTTTAAAGAAAACATTTGAGGTCTTGGGGCATAAACCAGAAGCAGTAGAAGAAAGGTTCGGACACATTTTAGAAGCATTTGAATATGGCGTTCCGCCTCATGGAGGAATTGCCGCGGGATTTGATCGGCTATTACAAACCATACTCAACGAAAAGAGCATCAGGGAAACAGTTGCTTTTCCAACTGCTACTTCTGGCATCACCTCTGTAATGGACGCTCCTTCTTCTGTTTCAGATAACCAGTTAAGAGAACTCGGAATTAAAATAATAAAAAAAGATTAG
- a CDS encoding nucleotidyltransferase family protein — MAKLIQIQKNLKELEPILKDKFKVKKIGVFGSYVKNKQKKSSDLDLLVEFSEPISLFSFIGLENYLKIQLKLKVDLVMKDALKSRIKDGIIKETVYV; from the coding sequence ATGGCTAAGCTTATTCAGATTCAAAAAAACCTTAAAGAATTAGAGCCGATTTTAAAAGACAAGTTTAAAGTAAAAAAAATCGGTGTTTTTGGCTCTTATGTAAAAAATAAACAGAAAAAATCTAGCGATTTAGATCTCTTAGTAGAGTTCTCGGAACCAATCAGTTTGTTCAGCTTCATCGGGCTTGAAAATTATCTAAAAATACAACTAAAACTAAAAGTTGATTTAGTAATGAAAGATGCGCTTAAATCCAGAATCAAGGACGGAATCATTAAAGAAACTGTTTATGTCTGA
- a CDS encoding class II fructose-bisphosphate aldolase produces the protein MSSKNNSLKYFLQKAHKEKWAIGQFNFSSIVQFNGIVKAAMKKNVPVILGTSESEADFLGIEGIRKFMDNFRKPYPNLFLHLDHGKSINIIKTAIQYGYDSVHFDGSGLKFEENIKQTRKVVEYAHRKGVLVEGEIKSIKGSSETHKKSFKAKESFYEDIEKAKKFVKATGIDSLAINIGNVHGTYRNKIRLNIDLLKKINKEIKVFLVLHGGSGTDENDIKKAIKNGIVKININTELRIVWKQALQKELKKKTIKPYEVYPKVIEAVQKKVEEKIKLFK, from the coding sequence ATGAGCTCTAAAAATAATTCTCTTAAATATTTTTTACAGAAAGCTCATAAGGAGAAATGGGCGATAGGTCAATTCAATTTTTCCTCAATTGTTCAATTTAATGGAATAGTCAAGGCAGCAATGAAGAAAAATGTCCCTGTTATACTTGGAACCAGCGAAAGCGAGGCGGATTTTTTGGGCATAGAAGGAATCAGAAAATTTATGGACAATTTTAGAAAACCTTACCCTAATCTTTTTCTGCATTTAGACCACGGGAAAAGCATAAACATCATTAAAACGGCGATTCAATACGGATATGACTCTGTTCACTTTGACGGGTCTGGTTTGAAATTCGAGGAGAATATAAAACAAACGAGAAAAGTCGTTGAATATGCGCATAGAAAAGGGGTATTGGTTGAGGGCGAGATAAAATCAATCAAAGGAAGCTCGGAAACCCATAAAAAAAGCTTCAAGGCAAAAGAGTCATTTTATGAGGATATAGAAAAGGCGAAGAAATTCGTAAAAGCCACTGGCATTGATTCATTGGCAATAAATATTGGTAATGTTCACGGAACATATCGGAATAAAATAAGGCTTAATATTGATTTGTTGAAAAAAATCAATAAAGAGATTAAAGTATTTTTAGTTCTGCACGGGGGGTCAGGGACTGATGAGAACGATATCAAGAAAGCCATTAAAAATGGAATTGTTAAAATAAATATCAATACTGAATTGCGAATTGTTTGGAAGCAGGCCTTGCAAAAGGAGTTAAAAAAGAAAACAATTAAGCCATACGAAGTTTATCCGAAAGTCATTGAAGCAGTTCAGAAAAAAGTAGAAGAAAAAATTAAGTTGTTTAAATAA
- a CDS encoding valine--tRNA ligase: protein MQKQYDFKKQELKWQKFWEKEGLYKFNPKKSGKIFSIDTDPPTLSGKMHIGHVSSYTHEDIIARYHRMKGENVFFPFGVDNNGLPTEKLVESINGVTLFEVGRKNFVQLCQKTISKILPEFVSGWKRIGASCDFSNIYSTISPEVQKISQQHFLELFKQNRIYQKESPTLFCPSCQTAIAQAELEDKEKQTIFNDIYFELENKKKIIISTTRPELLPSCVALFVHPQDKRYMDLVGKTVIVPLFKQKVKILQDNKVDREKGSGIVMCCTFGDTADLDWYFKHNLPLRISITKQGELNELAKEFKGFSVKSARKMIIEKLKEKGLLASQKTINHSVNVHERCGTEIEILPTKQWFIKYLDLKEQFLKQSDKLNWYPKYMKIRLDNWINGLRWDWCISRQRYFGIPIPAWHCKKCGKVITASINDLPVDPLHSNPTKKCSCGSNEFVPETDVLDTWATSSLSPQIALSLVKDKKTREKIFPMSLRPQAHDIINFWLFYTLARSYLHYKKLPWHDVFISGHVLDSKGEKMSKSKGNTIDPETILEEYGTDAVRYWASQAGMGDDFRFSEEEIRQGKRTATKIWNASRFALMHLTNYSLKSSDAKNLEDEDKWILTKLNTTVKDYVSKMDSYQYPRAKEIIDSFFWKDFCDNYLEIVKTRVYEPKNEETLKAAQFTIYIVVLGILKLYAPIMPFVTEEVYQDYFRKTEKTKSIHLTLLPNIEKQFNFPTVASDFETAVDAIAQIRKYKSENQLSMKAEIESVSIKVKNKTKIKKYLPLISKLMSVKAIKLV, encoded by the coding sequence ATGCAGAAACAATATGATTTTAAAAAACAGGAACTGAAATGGCAAAAGTTCTGGGAAAAAGAGGGCTTATACAAATTTAATCCTAAAAAATCAGGCAAGATTTTTTCCATAGACACAGACCCGCCTACTTTGAGCGGGAAAATGCATATTGGCCATGTTTCTTCATACACACACGAGGATATTATCGCCCGCTATCACAGGATGAAAGGAGAAAACGTCTTTTTTCCTTTTGGGGTTGATAATAATGGCCTGCCAACTGAAAAATTGGTTGAGTCTATTAATGGCGTTACTTTGTTTGAGGTTGGCAGGAAGAATTTTGTTCAGCTTTGCCAAAAAACGATTAGCAAGATTTTGCCGGAATTTGTCTCTGGTTGGAAAAGAATTGGCGCATCTTGTGATTTCTCAAACATTTACTCAACCATTAGTCCAGAAGTACAGAAAATCAGCCAACAGCACTTTTTGGAACTTTTTAAACAAAATAGGATATACCAGAAAGAATCCCCTACTCTTTTCTGCCCGTCTTGCCAAACCGCCATTGCGCAGGCAGAACTTGAAGACAAGGAAAAGCAAACTATTTTTAATGATATATATTTTGAACTGGAAAACAAAAAGAAAATAATAATTTCAACTACTCGGCCAGAGCTTTTGCCAAGCTGTGTTGCTCTTTTCGTTCATCCGCAAGACAAAAGATATATGGATTTAGTCGGAAAAACCGTTATTGTCCCGCTTTTTAAGCAAAAAGTTAAAATTTTACAAGATAACAAAGTTGATAGAGAAAAAGGAAGCGGAATTGTAATGTGCTGCACATTTGGAGATACCGCTGATTTGGATTGGTATTTTAAACATAATTTACCTTTAAGAATATCAATTACCAAGCAGGGAGAACTTAATGAGCTTGCCAAAGAGTTTAAAGGATTTTCTGTAAAGTCAGCGCGCAAGATGATTATAGAAAAACTTAAAGAAAAGGGACTGCTGGCTTCCCAGAAGACCATCAATCATTCGGTTAATGTCCACGAGAGATGCGGGACAGAAATAGAGATTCTGCCTACCAAGCAATGGTTCATAAAGTATCTTGATTTAAAGGAGCAGTTTTTAAAACAATCGGATAAATTGAATTGGTATCCCAAATATATGAAAATCCGATTGGATAATTGGATTAATGGCCTGCGTTGGGACTGGTGTATTTCAAGACAGAGATATTTTGGTATTCCAATACCAGCTTGGCATTGCAAAAAATGCGGAAAAGTTATTACAGCGTCAATCAATGACTTACCAGTTGACCCGCTTCACTCAAACCCTACAAAAAAGTGCAGCTGTGGGAGCAATGAATTTGTTCCAGAAACAGATGTTTTGGACACTTGGGCAACAAGTTCTCTTTCCCCGCAAATTGCCTTGTCTTTAGTAAAAGACAAGAAAACAAGAGAGAAAATATTTCCAATGTCTTTGAGGCCACAGGCACATGATATTATTAATTTTTGGTTATTTTATACACTTGCCCGTTCTTATCTGCATTACAAAAAACTTCCATGGCATGATGTTTTTATCTCTGGACATGTTCTTGATTCAAAAGGAGAAAAAATGTCTAAATCAAAAGGCAATACAATAGACCCTGAAACGATTCTGGAAGAATATGGCACTGATGCTGTTCGCTATTGGGCAAGCCAAGCAGGAATGGGAGATGATTTTAGATTCAGCGAAGAGGAAATCCGACAAGGCAAAAGGACTGCTACCAAGATTTGGAATGCTTCCAGATTCGCGCTTATGCATTTGACAAATTATTCATTGAAAAGCAGTGATGCCAAAAATTTGGAAGATGAGGATAAATGGATTCTCACAAAACTAAATACTACTGTTAAGGATTATGTTAGCAAAATGGATTCATATCAATATCCGAGAGCCAAGGAGATTATAGACAGCTTTTTCTGGAAGGATTTTTGCGATAATTATCTTGAAATTGTGAAAACAAGGGTTTATGAGCCGAAAAACGAGGAAACATTAAAAGCAGCACAATTTACGATTTATATCGTTGTCTTAGGAATATTAAAACTTTATGCGCCAATTATGCCTTTTGTAACAGAGGAAGTGTATCAGGATTATTTCAGAAAAACAGAAAAAACAAAAAGTATACATTTAACGCTTTTGCCGAATATAGAGAAACAGTTTAATTTCCCAACAGTTGCCAGCGATTTTGAAACAGCGGTTGATGCTATTGCCCAAATCAGAAAATACAAATCAGAGAACCAACTCTCAATGAAGGCAGAGATTGAGTCGGTGTCAATAAAAGTCAAAAACAAAACAAAAATAAAAAAATACTTGCCCTTGATTAGCAAATTAATGTCAGTTAAGGCGATAAAATTAGTATAA
- the trpS gene encoding tryptophan--tRNA ligase yields the protein MKKTILTGDRPTGPLHLGHYVGSLKNRVELQDKYDSYFIIADYQVLSDQLSKVENIEKNIKEIVLDYLSVGIDPSKSTIFIQSQIPEIAELTLLFSMLITMARVERNPTVKDEIRASGTKKASLGFIGYPVSQAADILCVRADAVPVGKDQLPHIEITREIATTFNRLFGKVFPVPEAIIGQTPTLPGLDGQKMSKSRNNAIFLSDSPKIVEEKVMKAITDTKKIRIDDPGRPEICNIYQYYLAFFPEKALDIKSLCETGKIGCVACKKQLAEMLNEFLDPIRKKRSQFAKKPNLIKEILEQGRKKTQKRAVETLALVKQAMSIDYRL from the coding sequence ATGAAAAAAACGATTTTAACAGGGGATAGGCCGACTGGACCATTACATCTTGGCCATTATGTCGGTTCGCTTAAAAACAGAGTGGAACTTCAAGACAAATACGACTCATATTTTATCATTGCTGATTATCAGGTTCTATCAGACCAATTGTCTAAGGTTGAAAATATAGAAAAAAACATCAAAGAAATTGTGCTGGATTATTTATCTGTTGGCATTGACCCGAGTAAATCAACCATATTTATCCAATCCCAAATACCGGAAATCGCGGAATTAACACTTTTGTTTTCAATGCTGATAACAATGGCGCGAGTGGAGAGAAACCCGACCGTCAAAGACGAGATAAGAGCGTCAGGCACTAAAAAAGCGAGTTTGGGATTTATTGGTTATCCTGTATCCCAGGCAGCTGATATCTTGTGCGTAAGAGCTGATGCAGTACCAGTGGGCAAAGACCAATTGCCACATATTGAAATTACGAGGGAAATCGCTACAACATTCAATCGTTTATTCGGCAAAGTGTTTCCTGTCCCAGAAGCAATAATCGGACAAACGCCAACTTTACCCGGATTAGATGGCCAGAAAATGTCAAAATCAAGAAACAATGCCATATTCTTATCTGACAGTCCCAAGATTGTGGAAGAAAAAGTGATGAAAGCAATTACTGATACTAAAAAAATACGAATAGATGACCCGGGTAGACCAGAAATTTGTAATATTTATCAATATTATTTAGCTTTTTTCCCAGAAAAAGCTTTGGACATTAAATCCTTATGCGAAACAGGCAAAATCGGATGCGTTGCCTGCAAAAAACAGTTGGCAGAGATGTTGAACGAATTTTTAGACCCAATTCGCAAGAAGCGAAGCCAATTTGCCAAAAAACCAAATTTGATAAAAGAGATTTTGGAACAAGGGAGAAAAAAGACCCAAAAAAGAGCAGTAGAAACACTAGCGCTCGTGAAACAAGCAATGAGCATAGATTATCGCCTTTAA
- a CDS encoding carbohydrate kinase family protein produces MQKYDVITFGSASEDIFVFSKEFFDRKFCFPLGDKMDVENLIIRTGGGGTNTAATFALQGLKVAFCGSVGKDYAGFSVLLDLKKRKISTEFLNSLNNKTTNHSVILSKKEKGKVILAYRDASNYIPKNFNFDKLKAHWFYLAPLAGECAKKTKQIIDFAHKNKIKVAINPSREQIEMYKKSFKALLPKIDILLTNEKETKMLFGNRKTEDIFREIKPFLKGLFVTGGENGLMAFDGKFVYKGDVFKSKISDLTGAGDAFGSGLVAWLIKKKNMIEAIQFGSANTVACVKEWGAKDGLLKKGQKYQKIKIKKYEL; encoded by the coding sequence ATGCAAAAATATGATGTAATAACATTTGGGTCTGCCAGCGAAGACATATTCGTTTTTTCAAAGGAGTTTTTTGACCGGAAATTCTGCTTTCCATTGGGCGATAAGATGGATGTAGAAAATTTGATTATTCGCACTGGCGGAGGAGGGACTAATACTGCAGCGACTTTTGCCCTACAAGGATTGAAAGTCGCTTTTTGTGGGAGCGTTGGCAAGGACTATGCTGGTTTTTCTGTGCTTTTGGACTTGAAAAAACGAAAAATATCAACAGAATTTCTAAATTCTTTAAACAATAAAACCACAAATCATTCTGTTATTCTTAGTAAAAAAGAAAAGGGCAAGGTCATTCTTGCTTACAGGGATGCCTCAAATTATATCCCTAAAAACTTTAATTTTGATAAATTGAAAGCGCACTGGTTTTATTTAGCCCCTCTTGCTGGCGAATGCGCCAAAAAGACAAAACAAATTATTGATTTTGCGCATAAGAATAAAATAAAGGTGGCTATCAACCCTAGCAGAGAACAAATTGAAATGTACAAAAAATCTTTTAAAGCCCTGTTGCCAAAAATTGATATCCTGCTTACTAATGAAAAAGAAACAAAAATGCTTTTTGGAAACCGCAAGACAGAGGATATATTCCGGGAAATCAAACCATTTTTAAAGGGATTATTCGTGACAGGAGGGGAGAATGGACTTATGGCTTTTGACGGAAAATTTGTTTATAAAGGGGATGTTTTTAAAAGTAAGATTTCTGATTTGACTGGAGCAGGAGACGCTTTTGGTTCTGGCCTTGTGGCATGGCTCATAAAAAAGAAAAACATGATAGAAGCAATCCAATTTGGAAGCGCAAATACTGTTGCTTGTGTCAAAGAATGGGGAGCAAAAGACGGATTATTGAAAAAGGGTCAGAAGTATCAGAAAATTAAAATCAAAAAATATGAGCTCTAA
- a CDS encoding DUF86 domain-containing protein, producing MSERDYKVYIDDILEAIEKIERYTEKLDFSEFSKDLKTVDATIRNFEIIGEAARRIPSDIKKQHSDIPWKIMTGMRNKLVHEYFGVDKKVLWKTIKEDLSPLKPLVAQIQKGRKKLL from the coding sequence ATGTCTGAAAGGGATTATAAAGTATATATTGATGATATTCTTGAGGCAATAGAAAAAATAGAAAGATATACGGAAAAATTAGATTTTAGCGAATTCTCAAAAGACCTTAAGACAGTAGACGCAACTATTAGAAACTTCGAAATAATAGGCGAGGCTGCAAGGCGTATCCCTTCAGATATAAAAAAACAACATTCTGATATTCCATGGAAAATTATGACCGGAATGCGCAATAAATTAGTACACGAATATTTCGGCGTGGATAAAAAAGTTCTTTGGAAAACGATCAAAGAAGATTTATCTCCGCTCAAACCACTTGTGGCACAAATCCAAAAAGGCAGGAAAAAACTACTTTAA
- a CDS encoding serine hydrolase, whose amino-acid sequence MNLETWYPKAKFKFNLPKTKNIVAGGLLLASISGSIALGKIANEYLYWKKTKDIYTAAVVSAPVDYSFLKPFRNWKTGELEGLKAKSAISLVTDSGSPRMIFDKSPDEIMPIASLTKLLTAYIVLQNYELDQEVVISQRAVDTEEIIGGFWVGEKFTVDQLLHSILIESSNDAARALAEIMGEQQFVNLMNKKVKEIGLKYTHFIDPIGLDPDFFGGGYNYSTANDLAMMVRHILQEADTNPEIARIFEITRNPKYPITLANGRVHHEAISTNKLLSEFPNTFGAKTGQTPIAGQCLLVIMPQPKNGGHVINIVLGSSDRFKDMENIINWINTAFVW is encoded by the coding sequence ATGAATTTGGAAACCTGGTATCCAAAGGCAAAATTTAAGTTTAACCTACCAAAAACCAAAAATATTGTGGCAGGAGGATTATTGCTCGCCTCAATTTCAGGGAGTATTGCTTTGGGAAAAATTGCCAATGAATATCTTTATTGGAAAAAAACGAAAGATATTTATACTGCTGCCGTGGTGAGCGCGCCAGTGGATTATTCTTTTTTAAAACCGTTTAGGAATTGGAAAACAGGAGAATTGGAGGGACTGAAAGCCAAATCAGCCATAAGTTTAGTGACTGATTCTGGGAGCCCACGAATGATATTTGATAAGTCGCCTGACGAAATAATGCCAATCGCCAGCTTGACTAAACTGCTCACTGCCTATATTGTTCTGCAGAATTATGAGCTTGACCAAGAGGTTGTTATATCCCAAAGAGCTGTTGACACTGAAGAAATTATTGGCGGATTCTGGGTGGGTGAAAAATTCACTGTTGACCAATTGCTTCACTCAATTCTTATTGAATCAAGCAACGATGCTGCCAGAGCTTTAGCAGAAATTATGGGAGAACAACAGTTTGTCAATCTTATGAATAAAAAAGTTAAGGAAATCGGCTTGAAATACACTCATTTTATAGACCCGATTGGTCTGGACCCTGATTTTTTTGGAGGAGGATATAATTATTCAACTGCGAATGATTTAGCAATGATGGTAAGACATATTCTTCAAGAAGCAGATACGAATCCCGAGATAGCAAGAATATTTGAGATTACTAGAAACCCAAAATACCCAATTACTCTTGCTAACGGACGGGTTCATCATGAAGCGATAAGCACCAATAAATTACTTAGCGAATTCCCCAATACATTCGGAGCCAAAACAGGGCAAACTCCAATTGCCGGGCAATGCCTGTTAGTGATAATGCCTCAACCGAAAAATGGTGGGCATGTTATAAATATAGTATTAGGGTCAAGCGACCGATTCAAGGATATGGAAAATATTATTAATTGGATTAATACTGCTTTCGTATGGTAG
- a CDS encoding response regulator produces MKKILLVEDEKMTRDIYVTKFRETKDITVITAITSKDGDEILKNEDIDLMVLDIILPAENGLLYLERLRKSGNKIPVLILSNLEGKEYRQKAKELGATDYFLKTDYTPTELVELVKKLI; encoded by the coding sequence ATGAAGAAGATACTTTTGGTTGAGGATGAAAAGATGACGAGAGATATTTATGTCACTAAGTTTCGGGAAACAAAAGACATAACAGTCATCACTGCGATAACCTCCAAAGACGGGGATGAAATCTTAAAAAATGAAGATATTGATTTAATGGTTTTGGACATCATTCTTCCAGCAGAAAATGGTCTTTTGTATCTGGAAAGATTACGCAAGTCCGGAAATAAAATCCCTGTTCTCATTCTTTCTAATTTAGAAGGCAAGGAATATCGACAGAAAGCCAAGGAACTGGGCGCAACTGATTATTTCCTAAAAACCGATTATACGCCGACAGAACTTGTGGAATTAGTTAAAAAATTAATTTAA